Proteins from a single region of Salipiger sp. H15:
- a CDS encoding VTT domain-containing protein — protein MTDVTGSFSDTVLALLPELGLPVLGGTVMLASFGVPMLPASLMVLVAGTLAAAGELPVLATMLTALCAALVGDQLGYLFGRVFGGRLSRLEGPTTERALALLAARGPMAVFLSRWLIAPLGPAMNVVAGAGGLSWPRFFIADLAGEIVWAASYMALGASFAPFIPQIAELTSDVTTLLAALAVALAAALLMKRHRPHGRR, from the coding sequence ATGACCGACGTGACCGGCAGCTTCAGCGACACCGTGCTGGCGCTGCTGCCGGAACTCGGTCTGCCGGTGCTCGGCGGCACGGTCATGCTGGCCTCGTTCGGCGTGCCGATGCTGCCGGCCTCGCTCATGGTCCTCGTCGCCGGCACGCTGGCCGCCGCCGGAGAGCTGCCGGTCCTCGCGACCATGCTGACGGCGCTCTGCGCGGCGCTGGTCGGCGACCAGCTCGGCTATCTCTTCGGGCGGGTCTTCGGCGGCAGGCTTTCGCGGCTCGAGGGTCCGACCACCGAGCGCGCGCTGGCGCTGCTGGCCGCCCGCGGCCCTATGGCGGTCTTCCTGTCGCGCTGGCTGATCGCGCCGCTCGGTCCCGCGATGAACGTCGTGGCCGGCGCCGGCGGCCTGAGCTGGCCGCGCTTCTTCATCGCCGACCTTGCCGGCGAGATCGTCTGGGCCGCAAGCTACATGGCGCTCGGCGCCAGCTTCGCGCCCTTCATTCCGCAGATCGCCGAGCTCACCAGCGACGTCACCACGCTGCTCGCGGCGCTGGCGGTCGCGCTCGCCGCCGCGCTCCTGATGAAACGACACCGCCCGCACGGCCGGCGCTGA